A segment of the Hartmannibacter diazotrophicus genome:
CGCCTTTTCGGCGAGCAATTTTCTATTGCCTAGCGATAGGTGAAAGAGAAATGCAGACACATGTGACAACGACGCCCTTTGGGCGGCGGCCGATGTCGATTGGCCAGATGGCAAGCCAGGTTGCCGCGAATTCGTTGCCCCAAGAGGCAACAGTGGAAAAATGGAAGGTGTTTCGGTCAATCCGCGAAGCGCGTGATCTTCTCGGTGCGACGGATCGTTCCTTGGCGATCCTGAACGCACTTTTGTCCTTCCATCCGGACAGCGAGCTCTCCAGCGAGGGCGGTCTTATTGTCTGGCCATCGAACGAGCAGCTGATGGCCAGAGCCAACGGCATGCCGGCGGCGACGTTGAGACGGCATTTGGCTGTGCTGGTCGACTGCGGACTGATCATTCGTCGCGACAGCCCGAATGGAAAGCGCTTTGCGCGAAAGGGCAGGGGAGGGGAGATCGAGCAGGCTTACGGTTTCGACCTCTCGCCGATCGTCGCGCGCGCTGCCGAGTTCGGCGAACTGGCGGACGCGGTGCGAGCCGAGAAGAAGGCATTCAAGGTCGCCAAGGAACGTCTCACGCTGCTTCGCCGTGACATCGTCAAGATGATCGACGCTGGCATTGCGGAAGGGGTGCCTGGCAATTGGGGACGGGTCAGTCAGATTTATCAGGAGACGGTTGGCCGTCTTCCGCGGACAGCGCCACGGCAGTTCATCGAGAGCCTTTGCGAGGAGCTTCAGGAACTGTGGATAGAAGTCCGCGACATTCTGGAAACATTCACAAAAGCACAAAATCCAAGCGCCAATGAGTCTCATTTTGAGCGGCACATACAGAATTCAAATCCAGACTCCATTTCTGAATCTGAAAATGGCTTTGGAAAAAAGAATGAGGCGAACAGCGAGGCTGAGGAACCCGATAACCTGCGGAGCTTGCCGAAGCGAGAACTGCCGCTGGGTATCGTGCTGGACGCTTGTCCCATCCTGAAAGATTTGGCACCGGGAAGTGGGATCCGCCAATGGCGGGACTTTCTGGCCGCAGCTGAGGTTGCCCGGCCGATGCTGGGGGTCAGCCAAAGCGCCTGGCGGGATGCCTGCCAAGCCATGGGGGAGGTTCAGGCTGCAATCGCGCTCGCCGCGATCCTGCAGCGGTCCGATCAGATCAACAGCGCCGGCGGCTATTTGCGCAGCCTCACCGAAAAAGCGAGGGATGGGCAGTTTTCGACCTGGCCGATGGTGATGGCGCTGCTGCGGGCAAAACTCGAGGCCGACAAAACGGCGGCCAGTCCTGATCGAAAGCAGCCAAAGGACAATCAGGCCGAAGAGCGACTGTATGAGGCCTCGGAAGCGTGAGTGACGTAGCGCAAAAGGTCAAACGCATGACGGTGACGCGAACTGGGCTGTTCGTCTGCATTGGCCGCGATGACAGGACCGGCTGGATGCTAAGTCGCAGCTTGCGTCATTGGAACGGCTGCCGAAGATTTCGAGCCACGCATGAGCTAGGGCAACTTTTTCATAGCTCGAGACAAAGGCGAGCGGCCGCCTTGTTCGGCTGAGGCGTCATCAAAAACAAATGCGGAATCCACACGGGGCGCGCGCCAGTTGACCTCAGCCGGCATTTTGCATTGTCGCTGCACGCTGCCCAGTGCATCTTGCGATCACAAAGACCCGGAGGCTGAAAGGGAGAAGCAAATTGCGCCGTCCACGCAGCGGGCCGAAACTCGTTGACAGCGACACTAAGGGGGCTTCCGGCCCGAAGCGCCGCAATTCGATGAATCTCTTCGAGCTTGCCTATGAACAGCTCGAAGAACTGATCGTCAATTGCCAGCTGGCCCCGGGCCGCTTCCTTGCTATTCAGGATCTCCAGGCAGCCACGGGCTTCAGCCGTACGCCGGTCCATCAGGCGGTCGGGCGCCTTGCGGCCGACACCCTCATCCATGTCCGGCCACGCCATGGCCTGCAGATCGCACCGATCGATCTTGCCCGTGAACGCATGCTGCTGCTTCTGCGCCGCGATCTGGAGCGTTTCGTCATCAAGCTGGCGGCTGAAAACGCCAGTCCGGCGCAACGAAACCAGTTGCTGCACCTGGTGCGGGTGCTGCGCGAGCGGCGCGATACGCTGACGATCGACGAGTTCAACGCCCTCGACCGGCGCATCGACCAACTGGTTCTCGCCTCCGCCAGCGAACCCTTCCTCGTCCACACGCTGCGTCCGCTGCACACAATCTTCCGCCGGATTGGCTGGATCCATCACAATTACACCAGCGCGGGCGTCAATCTTGGCGGCACGATCGACTGCCACCTCGCCGTTCTCGACGCCGTTGCAAACCGCCATGTTGAGCGCGCCGTCGCCGCATCCGATGCATTGATCGGCTTTGTGGAAGCGATCTTCGACGGTATCGAGCGTGACATCGATCCCTCCCTGCTCGACTGCAGCATCGAGCCGCTCTTTCGGTCGTGAGCCCAACCCCTTCTTTCTTTTGACCCCAAAAGAATCATATAGGCCGTTTGGCGTTAGTGCCTCCTTTCATTGGACTTTCCTCAATGCCGAGGACCCCGGATCCCCAACTCGTGGGCATCCGGAATACAAAGTGCGGGATGACCGCCTTGAGTTGTTTTTTAATTGGTGATATTTCACAAAATATTAATAACGCCCAGAAGGGCCAATCAAAGCCGAAACGGCTGAGAACGAAAGAGAGGAAACCGCCATGAATTCGCTGAAAACCCGCATTTTCGGCGCGACTGCGCTAGGTCTTGCCATGCTTTGGCCCGCAGTCGGCTCGGCTGCGGATGCAGTGACGCTGCGCTTCCAGACGCACCACAGCGCCAACTCGCTGCAGGGCAAGGCATTGCTGCGCTTTGCCGATCTCGCCAACAAGATGTCCGGCGGTTCGTTGCAAATCGAAATGCTGACGGACTCCTCGGTCGTGAAGTCTACGGAATCCTTCGAATCGGCCTCCATGGGGATCATCGACGGCGACGCCACGGGCGCGGGCTACGTCACCGGCAAGAACCCCGCCTTCCAGTTCTACGGCGACATCATGGGTGGCTATTCGACGCCCTATCAGATCCTCGGCTGGTATAAGGATGCGGGTGGCCTGGAGCTTGCCAACAAGCTCTACGAACAGTTCAACATGCACCTCATCGGTACCTTTGTCGCGACGCCTGAATCGCTTGGCTCGACGACGTCGCTCGCCGGCATCAACGACCTCAAGGGCTGGAAATTCCGCTCTCCGCCCGGCATGGAGTCTGAGATCTTTACAAAGCTCGGCGCCGCCCCGGTCGTGATGCCCTTCGGCGAAGTCTTCACGGCCATGACCACGGGCACGGTCGCTGGCGCCGATGCGTCGACGCTCGCCGTCAACAAGGGCCTCGGCCTTTATGATGTCGGCAAGTTCGCCACCTATCCCGGCTTCCACTCGATGCCGATCGAGCATGTCGCCCTCAACCTCGACAAGTGGAACTCTCTGACGGACGCGCAGAAGCAGATCCTTCAGTCCGCCGTCGACACGATCGCGATAGAAGTCGCCACTCAGTCTGAAATCAACGATCGTCAGGCCGCTGCTGAACTGACCGCCGCCGGTGTGACGTTGCAGAACTGGAGCGACGAAGACCGCCTCGCTTTCCGCAAGGTCGCCCAAGAAGTCTGGGCCGACTGGGCGACGCGCAGCCCGGAAGCCAAGGAAGCCTACGACTCCCACGTCGCCTACATGAAGTCGCTCGGGATCCTCAACTGATCGGGACCTGAAAGCCGGAGCTTGCCGGATCGGGCCAAAGAACCCGATGGAAGGGAAAAGCTGCGGCGTCAGTGTGGTGACTTTAACGGTCCGCATCGGAAGTTGCTGCGGACTTTCAATCGGAACCTCTCCGCTGCCGGCAGGAATGCACGGGGCATCCTGACCTGCCGGCGGCGGACCTTCCAGCCGCAACGGCACCGCCATTCCGGTCGCAGAATGACGTCCGCCGAACCCGCCGTTCTGAAAGATGAGGCACTCATGTCGGACCATGACGAGAAGTCCGCACGCCCGGCCTATCCCAAGGCGGCGCTGCTGGCATCCCCTCTGCTCTTGATCGTGGGGATCACGCTCTATGAAGTCGTCTCGCGCTACCTTTTCGGCTCGCCCACCATCTGGGTCAACGAAGCCGCGCTTTTTCTGTCGGCGCTCGTCTACCTCGTCGCCGGCGTCTACGTGATGGCGCTCGACGATCACCTGCGCATCTCGGTGATCTACGACGTCGTACCAAGGCCGGTCCAGCGCTTGTTTGACCTGATCACGCTCGCGGCCGCCCTTGTCTTCTGCGGCGGTGTCGCCTGGTTTGGCGCACCCTCCGCCTGGCGTTCACTCGTTACCTTCGAGCGCTTCGGTACCGCCTGGAACCCGCCCATTCCAGCCATTGTCAAGCCCTTCGTCGTCGTGGCAGCCGCGCTCATGGCTCTCTTCGCGATCGTCAACTTCATTCGCTCCGGTCGGCAGGTCGATCGCGCAGACGACCGCATCGACTGAGGGCGACCATGACCATCCTGACGATTTCCCTCATTCTGCTGTTCGGAATCTTCGCGCTGATGGCTGTCGGCGTTCCGCTGGCCTTTGCGGCCGGCTCGCTCGCCATGGTCGTCGCCTATCTGAAGTTCGGCACACCGGTCCTAGCCCTCGCCCACAAGACGGTCTACGGCCTCGCGACGGAGTACAGCTTCCTCTCAGTGCCGATGTTCATCCTGATGGCCTCGCTGCTGGAGCGCTCACGCCTGGCACGCGACCTCTATGACGCGCTGAACAGCGTCTTCGGCCGGGTGCGTGGCGGCGTCGGCTACGTCACGCTCGTCATCTCGGTCCTGCTCGCCGCCATCAGCGGCATCATCGGCGGCGAAATCGTCCTGCTCGGCCTTGTTGCCCTGCCACAGATGCTGCGCCTCAAGTACGATCGCAGCCTTGCGATCGGCATCGTCTGCGCCGGCGGCTCGCTCGGGACGATGATCCCGCCCTCGATCGTTTTGATCGTCTACGGCCTGACGGCCGACGTGTCTGTGCACCAGCTGTTCCTGGGGTCCTTCATTCCCGGCTTCCTGCTGGCTCTCTTCTATCTGGCCTTCATCGCCGTGCGCTGCTGGCTCAACCCGGCCGTCGCGCCGAAACCGGAGGCGGGCGAACAGGGTCCCTTCTCCCTGTCGGCTTTCCTGCGCGGCGTGCTGCCGACGGCCGCCCTCATCGTCACGGTGTTCGGCTGCATCTACGGCGGCATCACCTCGATCACCGAAGCGGCCAACATCGCTGTCGGCATGGCGATCCTGATCATCGCGCTGCGCGGCGAACTCAATGTCTCGATGCTTGCTCAGGCGCTGGCCCAGACGCTGCGGGCCTGCGGCATCATCCTGTGGGTCACCTTTGGCGCCGCCGTCATGGTCGGCATCTACAATCTTTCCGGCGGCCAGAAGTTCGTAACCGACCTGATCCTCGGGCTCAACATCTCGCCATCGATCACCGTCCTGCTGATGATGCTGATCTTCCTGATCCTCGGCATGTTCATGGATTGGATCGGCATCCTGCTCCTGTGCATGCCCATCTTCGTGCCGATCATTACCACCCTCGGCTACGACCCGGTGTGGTTCGGTGTCCTCTTCTCGGTGACCATGCAGGTGGCCTTCCTGTCACCGCCCTTCGGTCCGGCCGCCTTCTACCTCAAAAGCGTCGCCCCGCCCGAGATCACCCTTCCGGTCATCTACGGCTCCCTGTGGCCGTTCATGTTCATCCAGCTGGCGATGCTCGCCCTGCTGCTCGCCTTCCCCGAAATCTCGCTATTCCTGCCTCACCTTGCGCGGTGAGGCTGTCCGGAGCGTTCTGATGAAGATTACCGCGATTAAGACATATCGCTTGGAAGAATTCGCCAACGTGCTGTGGGTCCATGTCGAAACGGATGCCGGCATCACCGGTCTCGGCGAGACCTTCTATGGCGCGGGCGCCGTGGAGGCCCATATCCACGACACACTGTCGGCGCGCTTGCTCGGGCAGAATCCCCTGAACATCGAGGCTCTGCACAAGGAAATGCTGAACCTGCCGAACGCGCAGTCCTCGACTGGCGTCGAATATCGCGCGGCCTCCGCCATCGACATTGCGCTCTGGGATCTGTTCGGCAAGGTCTGCGGTCAGCCGGTCCACCAGATGCTGGGCGGGCTCTGCTTCGACAAGCTGCGCGTCTACAACACCTGCGCCGGCACGCGCTATGTCCGCACCAACAAGATCAAGCCCGTCGATACCTGGAACCTTGGAGGCGACGAGGGCCCTTACGAGGATCTCGACGCCTTCATGAACCGGGCCGGCGAGCTTGCCGAGGATCTTCTTTCCAACGGCATCACCGCCATGAAGATCTGGCCCTTCGACCCCGCCGCCATGGAGAACAAGGGGCTCTTCATCACCGCCGAGCAGATGAAGACGGCGATCCGCCCGTTCGAGTTGATCCGCGAGGCGGTCGGCGACCGGATGGAGATCATGGTCGAGTTCCACAGCCTGTGGAACCTGCCGACGGCCAAGAAGATCGCCCGCGCGTTGGAGCCCTTCCAGCCGACCTGGTACGAAGATTCCATCCGCATGAACTCACCCCAGGCGCTGGCCGAATATGCGGCCTCGACGGACGTCTGGACCTGCGCGTCGGAAACGCTCGGCTCGCGCTACGCCTACAAGGAATTCCTCGACCGCGACGCGACCCACGTGGTGATGGCCGATCTCTGCTGGACCGGCGGCCTCACCGAGGGACGCAAGATCGCGGCGATGGCCGAAACCTATCATCGCCCCTTCGCGCCGCATGACTGCATCGGCCCGGTTGGCTTCGCAGCCGCGATCCATATGTCCTTCTCCCAGCCCAATACGCTGATCCAGGAGAGCGTTCGCGCCTTCTATCGCGGCTGGTACAAGGAACTGGTCACGGCTGTGCCGAAGATCGAGAACGGCTATGTCTATCCGATGGAAGGCCTCGGCCTCGGCGTCGAGCTGCTGCCCGCGGTCTTCGACCGGCCGGACCTTTCCGGCCGGACCTCCGCACTCTGAGTTTGGGCAGAGCCACTGCGGCCAGGGACAGTAAGCTCATCCCTGCAAAGAGCGGCTATTTCAACACAACGGATGTTTTTGAATGACACTCTTTGATCTTTCCGGTCGGACCGCCCTCGTCACTGGGTCGTCCCGCGGCCTTGGGCTCGCGATCGCAACCGGACTCGCCGAGGCCGGGGCTTCGCTGGTCCTCAATGGCGTCGATGCTGCGCGCTTGGAGGCCAGAGCCGAGACCCTGCGCGCCAAGGGATATTCGGTGCGCACGGCGGCCTTCAACGTCGCCGACGAGGCTGCCGTCGTTGCCGCTTTCGAAGCGTTCGATATGGACGACGTTGCAGTCGACATTCTCGTCAACAATGCGGGCATCCAGCTGCGCAAACCGATCGTCGAACTCTCCACCGCCGAATGGCAGAAGGTGATCGACACCAACCTGACGAGTGCTTTCGTCGTCGGCCGCGAGGCGGCCAAGCGGATGATCCCGCGCAAATCCGGCAAGATCGTCAACATCGGCTCGCTGACGAGCGAACTCGCCCGCGCAACCGTCGCGCCCTATACGGTCGCCAAGGGCGGCATCAAGCTGCTGACGAAGTCGATGACGGCCGAATGGGCAGAGCACGGCATCCAGGTCAACGCAATCGGCCCCGGCTACATGATCACCGACATGAACGAAGCGCTAATCAACAATCCGCAGTTCGACGCCTGGGTGAAGGGGCGCACGCCCGCCCGCCGCTGGGGCAAGCCCGAAGAGCTGGTCGGCACAGCCGTCTACCTCTCGTCGGCCGCCTCCAACTTTGTCAGCGGCCAGATCATCTACGTCGACGGCGGCATGATTTCAGTTCTGTAGATCTCCTTCCGATCGCGTGGACGAGCCTGATCGATGAGAAATCGACATCAATTCAATGCTTTGAGCGTATTCCTTTCGCTCAATTTCGATCAAATTGAGCGCCATACGCTCTGGAGCAAAAATGGAGTTCGCCGCCATGCGCGCGATAGTTGCCCACCAGCCCCATGACCTGCGCATCGAGGAGTGGCCCGACGCCGCCGCTCCCGGACCCGGCGAAGTCCGGGTCCGTGTCGCGCGTGGCGGCATCTGCGGATCGGACCTTCACTATTATCACCACGCCGGCTTCGGCACGGTCCGGCTGAAGGAACCGATGATCCTCGGCCACGAGGTGGCGGGCCGCGTCATGGACGTTGGGGTGGGCGTTTCGGACTTTGCCGCCGACGATCCCGTCGCGATCAATCCCGGCATGCCCTGCAACGACTGCCACTTCTGCCGCAAGGGTCAGCGCAACCAGTGTCTTGACATGAGCTTCTTCGGCAGCGCCATGCGCTTTCCGCACATGCAGGGGCTCTTCCGCGACGAGGTGACCGTTCCGGCGGAGCAGCTTTACAAGGTGCCGCAATGCCTCGACCTCGGTCTTGCAGCCTGCGCCGAACCTTTCGCGGTCTGCCTGCATGCGGTTGCGAGCGCCGGAAGCTTGCTTGGCGCAAAAGTGCTCGTTTCGGGCTGCGGGCCGATTGGAAATCTCGTCCTCGCGGCGGCGCGCCACGCCGGCGCTCGGGAAATTGTCGCGGTCGACATCGCCGATGCGGCGCTTACTGTTGCCGGAAAGCTTGGCGCCGACTCGACGATCAACCTCACCAAAACTCCGGATGGACTCGCCCCCTTCGCGGACCGCAAGGGGCTCTTCGACGCGGTCTTCGAATGTTCCGGCGCGCCGAAGGCGCTTGCGGCTGCGCTGGACGTTGTGCGTCCGGGCGGAGCGCTCGTGACAGTTGGTCTTGGCGGCGACATCTCCTTGCCCTTGAATCTCGTTGTGACGAAGGAAATCCTGATGCGCGGCAGTTTCCGTTTTGATGCGGAATTTGGCCTCGCGGTTCATCTGATCGCCACGGGGGCCGTTGATCTCACGCCACTCATTTCGGCGACGATGCCGGCGGCCGACGCCGACGCGGCCTTTCGCCTTGCATCCGATCGCAGCCAGTCGATGAAAGTCCAACTGGCCTTCGCCTGACCCTATTTTTCTGTTCGAACATCCCGCCTTTCGAAGGCCGTACTTTCCTGGCGGCAGGATGCTCACGACCAATGGTGCGCCTTATGAAAATCGTCTTCCACGGTCAGAATGCCTGCAGCTTTGTTCCCGGTTTCCGCGAGTTGCTGGATGCGCCACATGAAGTTGTCGAATTGCCGGACGCACTGGAGGCAAGCAAACACCGCGCGGCCTACGCGGCGGCCGACGTCATCATCGGCGTTCAGCTTTCGGTCGGATTGCCGGTTCCACCCGCACTGAAGCTCTATCAATTGCCGGGCGCCGGCTATGACGGGATCGATCTCGGCCTGATTCCTGATGGAGCAATGCTCTGCAACTGCTTCGGCCACGAAGCCGCGATTGCGGAATATGTGATGGCGGCGCTGCTTGCCCGGCACGTTCCGCTCGTCGATGCCGACAGGCGCCTACGCCAAGGCGACTGGACCTATCGTTCCGGCGGCGCCACGAACCATCACACCGAACTCGGGTCGCAGTCCATCGGCCTCATCGGCTTCGGCCATATCGGCAAGGCGATCGCGGCGAGGGCTAGGGCTTTCGGAATGGAGGTCATCGTCGCCAACCGGTCGACCCCGCCGGCATCGGCGCTGTATGACCGTGCCTATCCGCTCACCGAATTCGGTGCCTTCATGGGCGCGGCCGACATCATCGTGAACACCCTGCCGTTCAATGATCAGACGGCAGGTCTGGTCGGTGAGAAAGAACTTGCCGCCATGCGGCCACAGTGCGTGATTCTCAATGTCGGGCGCGGACCGGTGATCGATGAAAAGGCGCTCTACGAGGCCCTTGCCGAGAACCGTATCGGCGGTGCCATTATCGACACGTGGTACGTCTATCCCGACGCCGCCAGCCCCAATTCCTTGCCGTCGTCCTTTCCGTTTCATGAGCTGACGAATGTCGTTATGACGCCGCATATGTCCGGCTGGACGCACGGCACGGTGAACCGTCGCCGTCACACGATGGCCGACAACATCAACCGTCTCAACGCAGGCAAGACACTGCTAAATCCGATCGCACAGCAATGATGCGACAGTGTTGGGCGTGCCGAACCCAATAGGATCAATTCTCAGAGGATTTGGTCATTTCGAGATGCGTCGCTGCGGGTTGGCGTTAGCTGGCGATTGTCGGACGGACGGTCTCGACTCGAAACATTCGGCATTTTCGACTGCTTGTGGTTCTAATCCTTTTTACCTTGGAGATTATGCTAGGAATTCTGGAGCCGATTCTCTTTAATCGGCGTCATATCCGGCACGGGCAAAGAGGTTCTGGAATTCGTTTGACACGAAGATGTCTTGTGCGACGGCGCCCCAGAGATCGGGAATGGAGCGGGCCGCCTTCTTTCTGAGGGACGCCTCGATCTTGGCGAAGGCCATCTCGATCGGGTCGAAATTGGACGAGTAGGGCGGCAGGTAGCGCAGCTTTGCACCGGCCGTTTCGATCGCCTAGTGAACGCCGGTGACCTTATGGCCCGGAAGATTGTCCATGTGTCGCTTGGCGCCTAATTGTAAGAATGCGCTGATTGCGTTCAGTTTTGCCATATAGTTGTGAGAATCTTTGCTGCAAGATTCTCAAATTATGTGCATCTGCGAAGAAGCACACGACCCGCGAGCTCGTTCAATCATGTCCTGAGGGGCATCGGTGAACCGGACCTTGTTGTCGGCCATCATGTGCCCGCGCAGCATTCTGAGTATCTCCGGTCCGGCACGTTCGACAATGGCAACACCGGCCAGCAGAGCCGGCCGCAGTTGAAGCGGTAAGATCGGCTTTGCCGTTGTGGGCAGATTTTCCTGATGCTCGGCAACGACATGGTCGAAATCGGGGATGATTGCGCCCAGAACTCTGAATCGCCAAAGGTCCTTTTCACGCGGCGGTGGCCACGTCATCCGGCGCATCAGTCGAAGTCGGGCAATTTCCGATTGCGGAGACCTGGTTCCGATGCCACGTTCGGCTTCAGCATCGAGCAGTCTTTCACCATGAACGGCCGCATCATGATGTTGCCGGAAAGGGGAGGGGAGTTCACCACCGCCGGCATCCCGGAGCTGGCTTCCACACAGAGGGCACGTAATACGCCATCCCAGGAGCTGGCTTCTCAGGATTGGCGCCTGTTCCGTATGTCCCGGGCTGCAGCTCGTGCAGATCTGTGTTCGCCGCGTCGCCTGGCACGCTTCTGGAGGTCTATGTCCTCAAGACGAGCGACGATTGTTCTCCGATGCGGCGGCTTCAGCCCTGCCGACATGCAGTTCGTTTGCACGTCCCGGACCAGCTGCGAGACCGTGGGTCGGCTCTGCTTCAGATAGAACGCGTTGATGGTCGTCCGGACGATTTCTTCGCGCTTCTCGTCCAGGATGCGATGACCCTGCGGGCGTCAGCGTTTGCGATCCACCAGAGACAGAACGGTCCCGCCGGTGCGAAACAGCTTGATCTGGCGGTAGGCCGTCGCTTTGCTGACAACCCATCTCGACGGCGAGTTCCGCAACGTTTCCGACTGTTGTGCGGCCGGGGTGGCGCCTCAGGAAGCCGCGGATCGCATCCGCGCGCCGGCACGCTTCATCCCAAAGTGCCTCGTCAATCTCGTCGGGGAAGGGGGCAGTCATCGCAGGCTCGCGAGAAAAAAGATCGCGAGCGCTAATCTCACATAAAGTGACAAAAGCCAATGTGCGCTATCAAATTAACTGTTCATTCTCAAATTAAGTGCACCAGCAACATTCTGAAATCGTTGAGGTCGGTTTCGCAGAATTAAATGGAAAACGACAGCTCGTTGGGAGAAACGGAAGCCTCGCGCCTAATTCCGAAGCATGTCCCGATGCGGAGACATAGATAATCGGCTTGAGGTGGCTTGCTAGCATAAGCCATCTTGATGGCAGGTCTCGGCGTCGCTATGTATAGGCGGAAAGGAGATTGGATATGGCTGAACCCCAACTTTCTGTTCGAAGCTCAAAGGCGCGGGATCTGGCCCACCGTCTTGCTCGCAGAGAAAATCGTTCAATTGCCGATGTCGTGGAGCGCGCCCTGGAGTGGTACGAAGTGAGAGAGGCAGGTCGTGAGCCGGCAGCTGCATTCTACGCACGGCTTGTGACGCAGTCTGGGACAGATATCGATTTGGAGGCGGTCATCCAAGAGAACCGCAATCCGCATCGTGGAATTGACCTTTGATTTTCCTCGACACCAATGTTGTTTCGGAGACGCTTAAGAAGGCACCGAACGAGGCCGTCGTTGCGTGGCTGGTCCGGTACGACTCCGAAATTGCGCTCCCAACGGTCTCGATAGCCGAGATTGCGTTTGGTATCCAGAAGATCAGACCGGATCAACGTGCAGATCG
Coding sequences within it:
- a CDS encoding type II toxin-antitoxin system VapB family antitoxin, which gives rise to MAEPQLSVRSSKARDLAHRLARRENRSIADVVERALEWYEVREAGREPAAAFYARLVTQSGTDIDLEAVIQENRNPHRGIDL